The genomic DNA GACTTCTGAGGCTTTCTCTACGCGAATACCCGTGATGCCGCAGGCTTCAGCGATGCGCGCGAAGTTGGTGTCGTGCAGCTCGGTGCCGTCCGTCAGATAGCCACCTGCCTTCATCTCCATCGCCACAAAGCCCAGCACGCTGTTGTTAAAGACCACGATTTTCAGCGGGAGCTTCATCTGCACAACCGACAGGAAATCGCCCATTAGCATGCTGAACCCGCCGTCGCCGCACATCGCCACCACCTGACGCTCTGGTGCGGTGGCCTTGGCCCCCAGCGCCTGCGGCATGGCGTTGGCCATCGAACCGTGGTTGAACGACCCCAGCAGACGGCGTTTGCCGTTCATCTTCAGATAGCGTGCCGCCCAGACGGTCGGGGTGCCTACGTCGCAGGTAAAGATGGCGTCGTCGTCCGCGAAATGGCTAATTTGCTGCGCCAGATACTGGGGATGAATGGCTTTGTCGCTCGGTTTGGCAAGATCGTCCAGTCCTTTGCGTGCATCGCGGTAATCACTGAGGGCTTTGTCGAGGAACTTCCGGTCGGTTTTTTCTTCCACCAGCGGCAGCAGGGCGGCGAGGGTGGATTTGATGTCCCCTACCAGCGCCATATCGACTTTGCTGTGGGCACCAATACTGCCCGGGTTAATATCAATCTGAATGATTTTGGCATCCGTCGGGTAAAACGCGCGGTACGGAAATTGGGTGCCGAGCAGGATCAGCGTGTCGGCATTCATCATGGTGTGGAAACCGCTGGAAAAACCGATCAGTCCGGTCATGCCCACGTCATACGGATTGTCATATTCGACGTGCTCTTTGCCGCGCAGGGCGTGAACAATCGGGGATTTTAACTTGCCGGCAAATTCCACCAGCTCTTTGTGCGCGCCCGCACAGCCACTGCCGCACATCAGGGCGATATTGCTGGAGTAACGCAGCAGCTGCGCGAGCTTTTTGAGCTCTTCTTCAGCCGGCGTGATGACAGGCTGTGGGGCGTGATACCAGTGCGAACTGGCACCCTCAGGCGCGGCCTTCAGCGCCACGTCACCGGGAATAACGACCACCGAAACACCGCGGTTAAGCACGGCTTTGCGCATTGCAATGGCCAGAACCTGAGGGATCTGTTCTGGTGAGGAAACTAATTCGCAATAGTGGCTGCATTCACGGAACAGCTCCTGAGGATGCGTCTCCTGAAAATAGCCGCTGCCGATTTCGGAAGAAGGGATGTGAGCGGCAATCGCCAGGACCGGTACGTGATTGCGGTGGCAGTCAAACAGGCCGTTGATCAAGTGAAGGTTGCCCGGTCCGCACGATCCGGCGCAGACGGCCAGTTCACCCGTCACCTGCGCTTCCGCACCAGCCGCGAAGGCGGCAACCTCTTCATGACGGGTTGGCATCCATTCAATGGTCTTCATTTTATTGAGGCTATCGCTCAGCCCGTTCAGGGAGTCGCCGGTTACGCCCCAGATGCGCTTTACGCCTGCCTGCTCGAGGGTTTTTGCTATGTATGCAGCCACGGTTTGTTTCATGGGTGTCCATCTCCTTTAAGTGATATCGCTTACAAGCTTAGAAGAAAGTCACTGTATTGCCGCGCTTTCCCCCTTATTAAAAGGTGCTTTTCACCCGCAATGATTCGGCATAATCTGGTCATCACACAGATGAAAACAGGAATCATTTCAAATGGTTAAATCATTGTTAATTGCTGTTAATGAAAAGCTATCGTGCGACGATGCCGGCAAACTCTTGTTACGACTTGCCGTCGGTGGGCTGATGCTTTTTCACGGTTTACACAAGTTATTGGGTGGCGTGGGGTTCATCAGCGGCATGCTGGTGGAAAAAGGATTACCGGGGTTTATCGCCTACGGCGTGCTCATTGGCGAAGTGGTGGCGCCTGTCCTGATTATCGTGGGGCTTTTTACGCGCCCGGCGGCGCTGGTGCTGGCGTTTACCATGATTGTGGCGTGGCTGATGGTCGGGACGGGGGAAACCTTTGCGCTTGACGCGGTAGGTGCCTGGGCGATTGAGAGCCTGGTGTACTTCTTTATCGGTGCGCTGGCGGTAGCATGTTTAGGCGCTGGGCGTTTTGCGTTGGGGAAAGCGCCGGTCTGGCGGTAGGCGTACTAACCGGGGGTAAACGCGAGCGCTTACCCCCGTCATTCGCGCGTTGGCTGATTACGCCAGCACAAGATCCCCTTGTGGATGACACGAGCACGCCAGCACGTATCCGTCGGCGATTTCTGCCTCGGTCAGCGTCATGGTGCTCGTCACGGTGTACTCACCGGAGACCACTTTGGTCTTGCAGCAGCCACACACGCCAGCACGGCATGCTGCCACCACCGGCACGTTGTTGCTTTCCAGCGCATCCAGTAGCGTGGTGCCGACCCGGCCAAAGAAGGTCTGAGCAGGCTGCAGTCTGGTAAACGTAATTCCGCTGGTTGCCGCTTCCGCGACCGGGGTGAAGAACTGCTCTTTGAAGAAGCGGGTCACGCCCAGCGCTTTCACGTCCTGCTCAACGATATCCATATACGGCGCCGGCCCACAGGTCATCACGGTACGATCCGCGAGATCCGGGACGCTTTGCAGCAGTTCGCGGCTCAGACGACCGGCGACAAAACCGTGGGTTGCGTTATGTTCCGCCACCAGCGTCACCGGATAGTTACGCCACTCTTCGGCAAAGATCACATCTTCCGGCGAGCGCACGCTGAAGATCACCTGAACATCAGCCTGCGGACGGTTTTTCGCCAGCCAGCGACGCATTGACATGATCGGCGTGACGCCGCACCCGGCGGCCAGCAGCAGGAATTTATCTTCCGCTTTATCGTCACAGGTGAAATCCCCGTGTGCGTCGGACAGCCAGAGGTAATCCCCGCGCTTCACGTCCCGGGTCAGCCACTGCGAGCCTGCACCATCATCGATACGGCGGATAGTGAGCGTGATGTACTCGCTCACGCCCGGCGTTGAGGAGATCGTGTAGGCGCGCAGCGTGTCCGCTGAGTTGCGGACACTGACCAGCGCATACTGACCTGCACGGTACGGATAGTAGTCATGGCACAGCAGGGACAGCGTCCACACATCCGGCGTCTCCTGATGGATGTGATGAACCTGCATCCGCCACGGACATTGTGAGGTTGGCATGGTCATGAATAACTCCTTACGCGCTCAGCAGCTGCTGCATATCTTCTTCTACGGTGGTCACGGAACGCAGACCAAACTTCTCGTTCAGCACGGCCAGCAGATCCGGTGTCAGGAAGCCGGGTGCGGTGGGGCCGGTCACAATGTTGGTCACACCGAGAGAGAGCAGGGTCAGCAGGATGACAATCGCTTTCTGTTCAAACCAGGAGAGCACCAGCGACAGCGGCAGATCGTTGACGCCGCAGCCCAGTTTTTCCGCCAGCGTGACGGCCAGAATGATGGCAGAGTAGGCATCGTTACACTGACCCGCATCGACCAGACGTGGCAAACCTTCGATGTTGCCGAAGTCCAGCTTGTTGAAACGGTATTTACCGCACGCCAGCGTCAGGATCAGGCAATCTTCCGGTACGCTGGTGGCGAAATCGGTGAAGTAGTTACGCTCACCGCGCGCGCCGTCACAGCCGCCAATCAGGAAGATATGGCGCAGTTTTTCACGGCTCACGAGGTCAATCAGTGAATCCGCGGCACCGAGCAGGGTTTCACGACCAAAGCCGACGGTGATCAGATGTTCGATTTCGCTGTACGGGAAGCCACCCATCTGCTGCGCCTGGGCGATGACCGGGCCGAAATCATCCCCTTCCAGGTGGCTCACACCCGGCCAGCCAACGATGCTGCGGGTCCAGATGCGGTCGTCATACGCGCCAACGGTGGGGTCGATGATGCAGTTAGAGGTCATCACGATGGGGCCCGGGAAACGGGCGAACTCAACCTGCTGGTTCTGCCAGCCGCTGCCGTAGTTCCCGACCAGGTGTTTAAATTTACGCAGTTCCGGGTAGCCGTGTGCGGGCAGCATTTCGCCGTGGGTATAGACGTTAACGCCCGTGCCTTCGGTCTGCTTCAGCAGATTATAGAGGTCTTTCAGGTCATGGCCGGAGATCAGGATGCACTTGCCTTCGGTCGCTTTAACGTTAACCTGCGTCGGCGTCGGGTGGCCGTAGGTGCGGGTTTCACCGGCATCCAGAATACGCATCACGTTGAAGTTCATCTGGCCGATTTCCATTGAACATTCGAGCAGCGGATTCATCTCGGCAGGCCAGGTACCCAGCCACGCCATGATTTTGTGGTACTGAGCATAGATAGCGTTATCGTACTGGCCCAGAACGTGCGCGTGTTCCATATAGGCCGCGGCCCCTTTCAGGCCGTACAGGCAGAGCAGACGCAGGCCGAGAATGTTCTCGCCAATCGCCGCTTTATCTTTGTTGGGGGTGAATTCTGCTGCCTGACGCTGCAGCTCGCCCAGGTCGTCGCTCACCAGCTGCAGGTCTGCCATTGGGTTTTCTACCCGTGCGTTGGCATCGGCGCTCAGGCACTGCGCTTTCAGCGCTTCAAGCAGCGCAATTGCTTCGCGGGCATAGCCGACGATGCGCGGGGAATCAAAGTTAACGTTAGTCAGCGTGGAGAAAAAGGCGCGGGGGGCGAAACTGTCTACATAGTGGTCAATAATGCCATATTCGCGGGCCTTGAATGCCCATGCGGAAAGGCCTTGCAGGGCGGCAATCAGCAGATCCTGCAGGTCTGATGTTTCTGCGGTTTTGCCGCACATACCTTGCGCATAAGAGCAGCCATTGCCTGCCGGGGTACGGATGGTTTGTTCACATTGCACACAAAACATAATCACACCTGTTAAAGTTATATTTGATATACATGTTTGAGATTATGCCTGTGACTGAACGGTGAAAAGGGCTTTCTTCTACAAAATAGAGGGAGATTGATTTAGCGCAATTTTGGCGGCAGAAAGTCTACCGCCAGAGGAGTATCAGGCGGAGAAAAACGCCATCAGAACGGGAACCAGCAGGCTCAAAATAAAGCCGTGTACGATGGCGGCAGGCACCATCTCCAGCCCACCTGAACGCTGCAGAACCGGCAGGGTAAAGTCCATCGACGTGGCGCCACACAGACCCAGTGCGGTCGAGCGACTGCGGCGCACCAGGCCCGGGATCAGCATAATGGCAATTAATTCTCGCGCCAGGTCGTTAAAGAAGGCGGCGCTCCCGATGACCGGACCGAACGATTCGGTCAGCAGAATACCGGAAAGGGAATACCAGCCAAATCCGGAGGCCATTGCCAGACCGGTTTTTAACGGCAGGCCGAGAATAAAAGCGTTAATCACGCCCGCCACCAGTGAGCTAATGACGACGATAACCGCGACGATCATTCCACGGCGATTCAGGACAATCTGTTTCAACGTCATGCCATTATTTCGCAGCTGAATACCGATAAGGAACAGCAGGAAAATGAGGGTATATTCACTGGCTTCCGTCGCGTGCTGTAAAAAATTCCATCCGCTCAGCCCAAGAACAAAACCCAGCACCACGACGCCGCATAATTTTAAAGATTCCAGCGCCATTGCAATTCGTGACGGCAGTTTTTCCTGATGGTGGTGATTTTTCCACGGAATAGTGCGCTCAAGCCAGAAAAGTGCGGCAATATTGCACAGCAAAATAACGGCGCAGGTGACGACAGAATAATGCAGGATCGCCAGCAGATTGGTGGCCAGATTATCCAGAAACGCCAGGCTTATCCCCATAAAGAAAAGAATGACGTAGACAATCCAGCTCAGAAAACGGTTGATAAGCCGTAACGCGGATTCGCGATGTAGCGGGATAAGGTAGCCCACAATCAGAGGCAGCAGAATGATGAGGAGTCCTGAAAACATGAACAACGGGTCCTTGTGAATATCTGTTAAGCGCCAGAGACACTACCCAATAAACGTTGTCAGGTAAAGGAGCAACAAAAAAGCCGGGTGGCAGCAACGCCTGACCCGGCCTGAGTGTTGTCATGCAGGTCGGGTAAGCGTAAGTGCTACCCGACTGCACACGCAATTAATCGCGTTTTTCCAGCAGGGTGCGATACAGCACGCCGCCCAGAATACCGCCGATGATTGGCATTACCCAGAACAGCCACAGCTGCTCAAGCGCCCAGCCGCCCTGGAAAATAGCGACGGCAGTACTGCGCGCCGGGTTTACGGAGGTGTTAGTGACCGGAATAGAGATCAGGTGGATAAGCGTCAGCGCCAGACCAATGGCGATAGGCGCGAAGCCCGCCGGGGCGTGTTTGTCGGTTGCGCCGTGGATCACCAGCAGGAAGCCTGCGGTCAGCACAATTTCAATCACGATGGCAGAGAGCATGGAGTAACCGCCAGGGGAGTGTTCGCCGAAACCGTTTGAGGCGAAGCCGCTTGCGGCGGCGTCAAAGCCGGCTTTACCGCTGGCAATAACGTACAGAACCGCTGCAGCAATAATCCCGCCAACAACCTGGGCCACAATATAACCAATGACTTCTTTAGCAGGGAAACGACCGCCCGCCCATAAACCTAATGTCACCGCCGGGTTAAAATGACCACCGGAAATATGACCCACGGCAAACGCCATGGTTAATACGGTTAAACCGAATGCCAGCGCAACGCCGACAAAACCAATACCTAATTCCGGAAATGCTGCTGCCAGAACGGCGCTACCGCAGCCACCAAACACCAGCCAGAATGTACCAAAGCATTCTGCTGCTAATTTTCTAAACATAACCACCTCAATAATAAACTTCACACGCGTTCCTGCGTGCGGGATATCGTCAAAAAAGGGATGACGACTCAAAGAGCCATTATTTTAAAAACAAAAACATCCCTTCGCCACTAAAATTAATTCGGTTAATTTGATTTATGGCAACGTGATGTCATTCCTTGTTCAAATCGACGGTAAATAGAGCATAGACCAATTCTCTACAGCACGAAGGTTGTGCTGTCGTGTCAAAGTTCCTGCCGCTATACTGCTGATAACTTAAAGGAAAAAGTGATCATCTCGCGGGGGATTTATGCTTCTCGAACGTGTGGAAATTGTTGGGTTCCGCGGTATTAACCGCCTGTCGCTGCAGCTTGAGCAGAACAACGTCCTGATCGGTGAGAACGCGTGGGGTAAGTCCAGCCTGCTGGATGCGCTGACGCTGCTGCTTTCGCCCGAAGACGATCTGTATCACTTTGCCCATGATGATTTCTGGTTTCCTCCCGGCGATGTGAACGGCCGCGAAAAACACCTGCACATTATTCTGACATTCCGCGAATCCGAGCCGGGGCGTCACCGCGTGCGTCGCTTCCGGCCGTTATCACCCTGCTGGGTCCCGTGCGACGACGGTTTCCACCGGATTTTCTACCGGCTGGAAGGTGAGATGGCAGAAAACGAGGGCGTATTAACCCTGCGTGATTTCCTCGATGAGAAAGCCAACCCTATTCCGCTGGATGACATCGACGACCTGGCTCGCCACCTGATTCGCCTGATGCCGGTGTTGCGCCTGCGTGATGCGCGTTTTATGCGGCGGATCCGCAACGGCACCGTGCCGAATATGCCGGAAGTGGAAGTGACCGCCCGCGAGCTGGATTTCCTGGCGCGAGAGCTGGTGGCGCGTCCGCAAAATCTGACCGATGGTCAAATCCGCCAAGGGTTGTCAGCAATGGTACAACTGCTGGAACACTATTTTTCCGAGCAGGGGACGTCGGAGTCGCGCCATCGTCTGATGCGCCGCCGCTCTCACGACGAACAACGCAGCTGGCGTTACCTCGATATCATTAACCGGATGATCGACAGGCCCGGTGGCCGTACCCATCGGGTGATTTTGCTGGGGCTGTTTTCGACGCTACTGCAGGCCAAGGGCACCGTTCGTCTCGACCGTGACGCCCGCCCGCTGCTGCTGGTGGAAGACCCGGAAACGCGCCTGCACCCGATCATGCTCTCGGTGGCGTGGCACCTGTTGAATCTGCTGCCGCTGCAGCGCGTGACCACCACCAATTCCGGCGAGTTATTGTCGCTGACCCCGGTCGAGCACGTCTGCCGTCTGGTACGTGAGTCTTCCCGCGTCACCGCCTATCGCCTCGGGCCGGGCGGGATGAACGCGGAAGAGGGACGTCGTATCTCGTTCCACATCCGCTTTAATCGTGCGTCGTCGCTGTTCGCCCGCTGCTGGCTGCTGGTTGAGGGAGAGACGGAAACCTGGGTTATCAACGAACTGGCGCGTCAGTGCGGACACCATTTTGATGCCGAAGGTATCAAGGTTATCGAATTTGCCCAGTCGGGGATCAAGCCGCTGATCAAATTCGCCCGGCGGATGGGCATTGAATGGCATGTGCTGGTGGATGGTGACGAAGCGGGAAAAAAATATGCCGCGACCGTGCGTGGCCTGCTGAATAATGAGCGCGAAGAAGAGCGCGACCACCTAACCATGCTGCCGGCCATGGACATGGAGCACTTTATGTACCGTCAGGGGTTTGACGACGTGTTCCACCGGATTGCGATGGTGCCGGTGGATGTGCCAATGAACATGCGGCGCGTGATTGCCAAAGCCATCCACCGCTCTTCAAAACCTGATTTAGCGATTGAGGTGGCGACGGAAGCGGGGAGACGGGGCGTGGAGTCCGTGCCGACGCTGCTGCGCAAGATGTTCTCCCGCGTGCTGTGGCTGGCACGCGGGAAAGCGGATTAAGCGCGGGTCGCCTGCGTGACGTGTTGCGTCAGGCTGTCCAGTAGCGCATAGCGGCGGCGGTACTCAGCGCGCTTTTTGCTCGCAATCTCGTCCATCGGCTTACGGGGCATGGCGAGCGGCAGCATGAAGTGGCCGTTATCCTGTTTTTGCCCGCCGAGGGAGAGCCAGAAGCTGTCATAATCGGCCAGCAATTTTCCCTCTTTTTTCTTGCGGTAACGCCAGCTGCGGTAGATATGCGTGGCGTTACTCACCGCGACAATATGCTCAACCGGGAAAGCTGCGCCAAGCGTCATTGCCGTTTCAACCAGCAGGCGTTTCGGGAACAGGCCGTGACACGCTTTGGTCGCCCCCTGGATCAGTTCATGTGGAACGTGTGCTTTTGCCCCCTGCAGGCCGCCGATGAACAGCGTTGTTTTTCCTTCAAACGGGCACAGCGTGAAGGTCATTTCCGCCAGCACGGTATTCTGATG from Enterobacter ludwigii includes the following:
- the poxB gene encoding ubiquinone-dependent pyruvate dehydrogenase — its product is MKQTVAAYIAKTLEQAGVKRIWGVTGDSLNGLSDSLNKMKTIEWMPTRHEEVAAFAAGAEAQVTGELAVCAGSCGPGNLHLINGLFDCHRNHVPVLAIAAHIPSSEIGSGYFQETHPQELFRECSHYCELVSSPEQIPQVLAIAMRKAVLNRGVSVVVIPGDVALKAAPEGASSHWYHAPQPVITPAEEELKKLAQLLRYSSNIALMCGSGCAGAHKELVEFAGKLKSPIVHALRGKEHVEYDNPYDVGMTGLIGFSSGFHTMMNADTLILLGTQFPYRAFYPTDAKIIQIDINPGSIGAHSKVDMALVGDIKSTLAALLPLVEEKTDRKFLDKALSDYRDARKGLDDLAKPSDKAIHPQYLAQQISHFADDDAIFTCDVGTPTVWAARYLKMNGKRRLLGSFNHGSMANAMPQALGAKATAPERQVVAMCGDGGFSMLMGDFLSVVQMKLPLKIVVFNNSVLGFVAMEMKAGGYLTDGTELHDTNFARIAEACGITGIRVEKASEVDEALQRAFSIDGPVLVDVVVAKEELAIPPQIKLEQAKGFSLYMLRAIISGRGDEVIELAKTNWLR
- a CDS encoding DoxX family protein, which translates into the protein MVKSLLIAVNEKLSCDDAGKLLLRLAVGGLMLFHGLHKLLGGVGFISGMLVEKGLPGFIAYGVLIGEVVAPVLIIVGLFTRPAALVLAFTMIVAWLMVGTGETFALDAVGAWAIESLVYFFIGALAVACLGAGRFALGKAPVWR
- the hcr gene encoding NADH oxidoreductase translates to MTMPTSQCPWRMQVHHIHQETPDVWTLSLLCHDYYPYRAGQYALVSVRNSADTLRAYTISSTPGVSEYITLTIRRIDDGAGSQWLTRDVKRGDYLWLSDAHGDFTCDDKAEDKFLLLAAGCGVTPIMSMRRWLAKNRPQADVQVIFSVRSPEDVIFAEEWRNYPVTLVAEHNATHGFVAGRLSRELLQSVPDLADRTVMTCGPAPYMDIVEQDVKALGVTRFFKEQFFTPVAEAATSGITFTRLQPAQTFFGRVGTTLLDALESNNVPVVAACRAGVCGCCKTKVVSGEYTVTSTMTLTEAEIADGYVLACSCHPQGDLVLA
- the hcp gene encoding hydroxylamine reductase, whose product is MFCVQCEQTIRTPAGNGCSYAQGMCGKTAETSDLQDLLIAALQGLSAWAFKAREYGIIDHYVDSFAPRAFFSTLTNVNFDSPRIVGYAREAIALLEALKAQCLSADANARVENPMADLQLVSDDLGELQRQAAEFTPNKDKAAIGENILGLRLLCLYGLKGAAAYMEHAHVLGQYDNAIYAQYHKIMAWLGTWPAEMNPLLECSMEIGQMNFNVMRILDAGETRTYGHPTPTQVNVKATEGKCILISGHDLKDLYNLLKQTEGTGVNVYTHGEMLPAHGYPELRKFKHLVGNYGSGWQNQQVEFARFPGPIVMTSNCIIDPTVGAYDDRIWTRSIVGWPGVSHLEGDDFGPVIAQAQQMGGFPYSEIEHLITVGFGRETLLGAADSLIDLVSREKLRHIFLIGGCDGARGERNYFTDFATSVPEDCLILTLACGKYRFNKLDFGNIEGLPRLVDAGQCNDAYSAIILAVTLAEKLGCGVNDLPLSLVLSWFEQKAIVILLTLLSLGVTNIVTGPTAPGFLTPDLLAVLNEKFGLRSVTTVEEDMQQLLSA
- a CDS encoding lysine exporter LysO family protein, with product MFSGLLIILLPLIVGYLIPLHRESALRLINRFLSWIVYVILFFMGISLAFLDNLATNLLAILHYSVVTCAVILLCNIAALFWLERTIPWKNHHHQEKLPSRIAMALESLKLCGVVVLGFVLGLSGWNFLQHATEASEYTLIFLLFLIGIQLRNNGMTLKQIVLNRRGMIVAVIVVISSLVAGVINAFILGLPLKTGLAMASGFGWYSLSGILLTESFGPVIGSAAFFNDLARELIAIMLIPGLVRRSRSTALGLCGATSMDFTLPVLQRSGGLEMVPAAIVHGFILSLLVPVLMAFFSA
- the aqpZ gene encoding aquaporin Z produces the protein MFRKLAAECFGTFWLVFGGCGSAVLAAAFPELGIGFVGVALAFGLTVLTMAFAVGHISGGHFNPAVTLGLWAGGRFPAKEVIGYIVAQVVGGIIAAAVLYVIASGKAGFDAAASGFASNGFGEHSPGGYSMLSAIVIEIVLTAGFLLVIHGATDKHAPAGFAPIAIGLALTLIHLISIPVTNTSVNPARSTAVAIFQGGWALEQLWLFWVMPIIGGILGGVLYRTLLEKRD
- a CDS encoding ATP-dependent endonuclease produces the protein MLLERVEIVGFRGINRLSLQLEQNNVLIGENAWGKSSLLDALTLLLSPEDDLYHFAHDDFWFPPGDVNGREKHLHIILTFRESEPGRHRVRRFRPLSPCWVPCDDGFHRIFYRLEGEMAENEGVLTLRDFLDEKANPIPLDDIDDLARHLIRLMPVLRLRDARFMRRIRNGTVPNMPEVEVTARELDFLARELVARPQNLTDGQIRQGLSAMVQLLEHYFSEQGTSESRHRLMRRRSHDEQRSWRYLDIINRMIDRPGGRTHRVILLGLFSTLLQAKGTVRLDRDARPLLLVEDPETRLHPIMLSVAWHLLNLLPLQRVTTTNSGELLSLTPVEHVCRLVRESSRVTAYRLGPGGMNAEEGRRISFHIRFNRASSLFARCWLLVEGETETWVINELARQCGHHFDAEGIKVIEFAQSGIKPLIKFARRMGIEWHVLVDGDEAGKKYAATVRGLLNNEREEERDHLTMLPAMDMEHFMYRQGFDDVFHRIAMVPVDVPMNMRRVIAKAIHRSSKPDLAIEVATEAGRRGVESVPTLLRKMFSRVLWLARGKAD